The Coffea eugenioides isolate CCC68of chromosome 8, Ceug_1.0, whole genome shotgun sequence genome has a segment encoding these proteins:
- the LOC113780463 gene encoding uncharacterized protein K02A2.6-like has translation MDVIGTNDPPTSNGHRFILVTIEYFTKWVETASYKHVTKKVVSDFLRNNIICRFGVPETLITDNAKNLNNDMVDGLCEQFKIRHRNSAIYRPQMNGAVEAANKNLKKIIRKMIEAHRIEEAEWVRERQEQLSLIDEKRLNAVCYGQCYQQRMARVYNKKVKPRLFEVGDKVLKRILPMQDEAKGKFAPNW, from the exons ATGGATGTGATCGGAACTAATGATCCTCCTACTTCAAATGGGCATCGATTCATCTTAGTGACAATTGAATATTTCACCAAATGGGTTGAGACCGCGTCCTATAAGCATGTGACTAAGAAAGTGGTGTCGGATTTCTTGAGAAATAATATCATCTGTCGTTTTGGGGTGCCAGAGACGTTGATCACTGATAATGCCAAAAACCTCAACAATGATATGGTGGATGGATTATGTGAACAGTTCAAGATCAGACATCGAAATTCTGCCATTTACAGGCCTCAAATGAATGGAGCCGTCGAAGCCGCAAataagaatttgaaaaaaatcattCGTAAGATGATTGAAGCACACCGG ATAGAAGAAGCTGAATGGGTCAGAGAACGTCAGGAACAGTTGTCTTTGATTGATGAAAAGAGGTTGAATGCCGTCTGCTATGGACAATGTTATCAGCAACGAATGGCTCGGGTTTACAACAAGAAAGTCAAGCCCCGCttgtttgaagttggagataaGGTTTTGAAACGGATTCTTCCAATGCAAGATGAGGCTAAAGGGAAGTTTGCTCCCAATTGGTAA